One Punica granatum isolate Tunisia-2019 chromosome 3, ASM765513v2, whole genome shotgun sequence genomic window carries:
- the LOC116201884 gene encoding probable anion transporter 4, chloroplastic isoform X1 — MDIPHPFRQSIFNPSRSFKKPKISRLEPHRARLPPRLWEFRSRNCPGSLSPPNPVRIQPTPGPIGLNGITVPSPVRASSRDAGFSSLSEGGRLQAPSFVEFITSERVKIVAMLALALTLCNADRVVMSVAILPLSMTHGWSRSFAGIVQSSFLWGYLISPIAGGTLVDYYGGKIVMGCGVALWSLATFLTPWAAETSLLALLATRALLGVAEGVALPCMNKMVARWFPPTERARAVGIAMAGFTLGNAIGLTLSPILMSQGGIFGPFVIFGLSGFLWVLVWFSATSNSPDQHPQISKYELDYILNEQKKSIKMDAKTETSRVIPPFKRLLSKLPTWSLIIANAMHSWVCLGEIYHLILLFSILYLNEASFVLFSQGFFVILSWMPIYFNSVYHVDLRQAAWFSAVPWSVMAFVGYLAGMWSDMLIRGGTSITLTRKIMQSIGFIGPGIALIGLTSARSPSIASAWLTLAVGLKSFSHSGFLVNIQEIAPKYSGVLHGMANTGGTLAAIVGTVGAGFFVELVGSFRGFLLITSLLYFLAALFWNIFSTGERVNFE, encoded by the exons ATGGACATTCCGCACCCTTTCAGGCAGTCCATCTTCAATCCATCCCGGAGCTTCAAGAAACCTAAGATCAGCAGGTTGGAACCTCATCGAGCTCGTCTTCCTCCGCGTCTGTGGGAATTCCGGAGCCGGAACTGCCCGGGAAGTTTGAGTCCTCCGAATCCTGTGAGGATTCAACCCACGCCCGGTCCGATTGGGCTGAACGGTATTACGGTTCCATCCCCTGTCAGAGCTTCTTCTCGAGATGCTGGTTTCAGTTCGCTGTCTGAAGGTGGGAGGTTGCAGGCTCCGAGTTTTGTCGAGTTTATTACCTCCGAGAGAGTCAAAATTGTGGCTATGCTTGCCTTGGCACTGACTCTCTGTAACGCTGATCGCGTGGTTATGTCCGTAGCCATCCTGCCACTATCTATGACCCATGGTTGGAGCCGATCCTTCGCTGGTATCGTGCAG TCATCTTTTCTTTGGGGATACTTGATTTCACCAATAGCTGGAGGTACGCTGGTCGACTACTATGGCGGTAAGATTGTGATGGGTTGTGGTGTGGCTTTGTGGTCGCTCGCTACTTTCCTGACACCGTGGGCCGCTGAAACATCGCTCTTAGCACTACTTGCCACGAGAGCTCTTCTCGGTGTAGCAGAAGGGGTGGCTCTTCCTTGTATGAACAAGATGGTAGCAAG ATGGTTTCCTCCAACTGAACGTGCCAGAGCAGTAGGAATTGCTATGGCTGGCTTTACACTTGGAAATGCTATAGGACTCACTCTTTCTCCTATTCTTATGTCACAAGGTGGTATATTTGGACCATTCGTCATTTTTGGGTTATCAGGATTTCTGTGGGTCCTTGTATGGTTTTCTGCAACATCAAATTCGCCAGACCAACACCCTCAAATCTCAAAGTATGAATTGGATTACATATTAAATGAGCAGAAGAAATCCATTAAGATGGATGCAAAAACTGAAACCAGCAGAGTCATCCCTCCGTTCAAGCGTTTGCTTTCTAAACTGCCAACGTGGTCTTTGATTATTGCCAATGCCATGCATAGCTGGGTATGTCTGGGAGAGATTTATCATCTTATATTACTCTTTAGTATATTGTACCTGAACGAAGCCAGTTTTGTCTTATTCTCACAGGGGTTCTTTGTCATTCTCTCTTGGATGCCCATTTACTTTAACTCG GTATATCATGTTGATCTGAGACAAGCAGCATGGTTTAGTGCTGTGCCCTGGAGTGTTATGGCTTTTGTGGGATATCTAGCTGGTATGTGGTCAGACATGCTAATACGGGGAGGTACGAGTATCACGTTGACGCGCAAGatcatgcag TCAATTGGATTTATCGGTCCAGGGATTGCTCTAATTGGTCTGACCTCTGCAAGAAGCCCTTCAATCGCATCTGCATGGCTAACATTAGCAGTGGGACTAAAATCTTTCAGTCACTCTGGCTTTTTGGTGAACATTCAG GAGATCGCACCAAAGTATTCTGGGGTTTTGCATG GAATGGCGAATACTGGGGGAACTTTGGCTGCTATTGTAGGGACAGTTGGAGCTGGTTTCTTTGTTGAGTTGGTGGGTTCATTCCGAGGATTTTTGTTGATAACATCACTCCTATACTTTCTCGCTGCCCTTTTCTGGAATATCTTTTCTACTGGGGAAAGAGtcaattttgaataa
- the LOC116201884 gene encoding probable anion transporter 4, chloroplastic isoform X3 has translation MVGADPSLVSCRLLWQSSFLWGYLISPIAGGTLVDYYGGKIVMGCGVALWSLATFLTPWAAETSLLALLATRALLGVAEGVALPCMNKMVARWFPPTERARAVGIAMAGFTLGNAIGLTLSPILMSQGGIFGPFVIFGLSGFLWVLVWFSATSNSPDQHPQISKYELDYILNEQKKSIKMDAKTETSRVIPPFKRLLSKLPTWSLIIANAMHSWGFFVILSWMPIYFNSVYHVDLRQAAWFSAVPWSVMAFVGYLAGMWSDMLIRGGTSITLTRKIMQSIGFIGPGIALIGLTSARSPSIASAWLTLAVGLKSFSHSGFLVNIQEIAPKYSGVLHGMANTGGTLAAIVGTVGAGFFVELVGSFRGFLLITSLLYFLAALFWNIFSTGERVNFE, from the exons ATGGTTGGAGCCGATCCTTCGCTGGTATCGTGCAG GCTTCTGTGGCAGTCATCTTTTCTTTGGGGATACTTGATTTCACCAATAGCTGGAGGTACGCTGGTCGACTACTATGGCGGTAAGATTGTGATGGGTTGTGGTGTGGCTTTGTGGTCGCTCGCTACTTTCCTGACACCGTGGGCCGCTGAAACATCGCTCTTAGCACTACTTGCCACGAGAGCTCTTCTCGGTGTAGCAGAAGGGGTGGCTCTTCCTTGTATGAACAAGATGGTAGCAAG ATGGTTTCCTCCAACTGAACGTGCCAGAGCAGTAGGAATTGCTATGGCTGGCTTTACACTTGGAAATGCTATAGGACTCACTCTTTCTCCTATTCTTATGTCACAAGGTGGTATATTTGGACCATTCGTCATTTTTGGGTTATCAGGATTTCTGTGGGTCCTTGTATGGTTTTCTGCAACATCAAATTCGCCAGACCAACACCCTCAAATCTCAAAGTATGAATTGGATTACATATTAAATGAGCAGAAGAAATCCATTAAGATGGATGCAAAAACTGAAACCAGCAGAGTCATCCCTCCGTTCAAGCGTTTGCTTTCTAAACTGCCAACGTGGTCTTTGATTATTGCCAATGCCATGCATAGCTGG GGGTTCTTTGTCATTCTCTCTTGGATGCCCATTTACTTTAACTCG GTATATCATGTTGATCTGAGACAAGCAGCATGGTTTAGTGCTGTGCCCTGGAGTGTTATGGCTTTTGTGGGATATCTAGCTGGTATGTGGTCAGACATGCTAATACGGGGAGGTACGAGTATCACGTTGACGCGCAAGatcatgcag TCAATTGGATTTATCGGTCCAGGGATTGCTCTAATTGGTCTGACCTCTGCAAGAAGCCCTTCAATCGCATCTGCATGGCTAACATTAGCAGTGGGACTAAAATCTTTCAGTCACTCTGGCTTTTTGGTGAACATTCAG GAGATCGCACCAAAGTATTCTGGGGTTTTGCATG GAATGGCGAATACTGGGGGAACTTTGGCTGCTATTGTAGGGACAGTTGGAGCTGGTTTCTTTGTTGAGTTGGTGGGTTCATTCCGAGGATTTTTGTTGATAACATCACTCCTATACTTTCTCGCTGCCCTTTTCTGGAATATCTTTTCTACTGGGGAAAGAGtcaattttgaataa
- the LOC116200035 gene encoding uncharacterized protein LOC116200035 isoform X2: MDCPYRDPRTPVEARIKDLLSRMSLKEKVGQMTQIERRVATPEVIRDFSVGSILSAGGSGPRENAVSSEWADMVDGFQRAALESRLGIPIIYGIDAVHGNNSIYGATIFPHNIGLGATRDAELVERIGVATALEVRASGIPYTFAPCVAVLKDPRWGRCYESYSEDTDIVRKMTSIVTGLQGKPPPGHPKGYPYVAGRNNVIACAKHFVGDGGTELGINEGNTMASYEDLERIHMAPYLDCIDQGVSTVMASYSSWNGRRLHTDRFLLTEVLKNNLGFKGFVISDWEALDRLSEPRGSNYRNCVSLAVNAGIDMIMEPFKYQQFADDLLALVESGEVPLARIDDAVERILRVKFVAGLFEHPFSDRSLLGIVGCKYPEA; encoded by the exons ATGGACTGTCCGTACAGGGATCCCCGCACGCCGGTCGAAGCTCGGATCAAGGACCTGCTCTCGCGTATGAGCCTCAAAGAGAAGGTCGGCCAGATGACTCAGATCGAGCGGCGTGTCGCCACCCCCGAGGTCATCAGAGACTTCTCCGTTG GAAGTATACTGAGCGCCGGAGGCAGCGGACCCCGCGAGAATGCGGTGTCATCTGAATGGGCTGACATGGTTGATGGTTTTCAAAGAGCTGCGCTCGAGTCACGGCTGGGGATTCCAATTATATACGGGATCGATGCTGTTCACGGAAACAATAGCATCTATGGTGCTACTATATTTCCTCATAACATAGGTCTTGGAGCTACTAG AGATGCAGAGTTGGTCGAAAGGATCGGGGTTGCAACAGCTCTTGAAGTTAGGGCGAGTGGCATTCCTTATACTTTCGCACCTTGTGTAGCC GTTCTCAAAGATCCCAGATGGGGGCGATGTTATGAGAGCTACAGCGAAGACACAGACATCGTGAGAAAGATGACATCAATTGTAACAGGCTTGCAAGGAAAGCCACCCCCAGGACATCCAAAGGGTTATCCTTATGTAGCTGGAAG AAACAATGTAATTGCCTGTGCCAAGCATTTTGTTGGAGATGGGGGCACTGAACTAGGTATAAATGAGGGGAACACCATGGCTTCTTATGAGGATTTGGAGAGGATCCACATGGCGCCTTATCTGGACTGCATCGATCAGGGGGTTTCTACAGTTATGGCGTCCTACTCTAGCTGGAATGGGCGCAGGTTGCATACAGACCGCTTTCTTCTGACCGAGGTTCTAAAAAATAACCTTGGTTTCAAG GGCTTCGTAATATCTGACTGGGAAGCACTGGACAGGCTCAGTGAACCCCGTGGCTCAAACTACCGGAATTGCGTCTCCCTTGCAGTCAATGCAGGGATAGACATG ATTATGGAGCCTTTCAAATATCAACAATTTGCGGATGATTTATTAGCTTTGGTAGAATCAGGAGAAGTACCACTCGCTAGGATTGACGATGCTGTTGAGAGGATACTGCGAGTCAAGTTCGTTGCTGGACTTTTCGAGCATCCTTTCTCTGACAGATCTTTGCTTGGCATTGTTGGTTGCAAG TATCCGGAAGCCTAA
- the LOC116200644 gene encoding protein OCTOPUS-like, whose protein sequence is MTRNTGPDDRRLTTCHRHPTAGTSVGFCPSCLCERLASVDPSTTPRLVLPDRPPRPDHQLHRSRSYSVSATATATSRDGVNEPPRNSCDSRTQGSLLGHSSPRREHGGSDRELRPGAGEIRICERRNEESVAVDGDFEVEAELRTVREFIELELHSKKQTRKIHRSFREFGDKSRKWRRKGKTRNREGCVEARECRLRRKSCDVDPAIASGVSVDYPRNSINSFEEPRVSLDGYLLGRTYRLTPLVSVLGGAKIIRGSLDCCEKGNADLNRSNSRKKGTPMDVAELKLKSAAKPKVSLDGLDMFFGAKLMITERELMEWNSDSKAVKEEEGIGSVSVRPKLEPDPKDFAIGDSIRVLRAVDCEQLEKSRSRRWWGIWGLMSR, encoded by the coding sequence ATGACCCGAAACACGGGCCCCGACGACCGCCGTCTCACCACATGCCACCGCCACCCAACCGCCGGTACCTCCGTGGGCTTCTGCCCCTCCTGCCTCTGCGAACGCCTAGCCTCTGTCGACCCCTCTACCACCCCCCGTCTCGTCCTCCCCGATCGTCCACCCAGACCCGACCACCAGCTCCACCGCAGCAGATCCTACTCCGTCTCCGCCACCGCCACTGCGACCAGTCGCGATGGAGTGAATGAGCCGCCGCGTAATTCTTGCGACTCTCGGACCCAAGGCTCTCTTCTCGGTCACTCCAGCCCCCGCCGCGAACATGGAGGCTCTGACAGGGAGCTGCGGCCTGGAGCAGGAGAAATTAGGATTTGCGAGAGGCGGAATGAAGAATCTGTTGCCGTTGATGGCGATTTTGAAGTAGAGGCGGAGTTGAGGACGGTGAGGGAATTCATAGAGCTCGAGCTGCATAGCAAGAAGCAGACGAGGAAGATACACAGATCGTTTAGGGAGTTCGGCGACAAATCGAGGAAATGGCGGAGGAAGGGGAAGACGAGGAATCGAGAAGGATGCGTCGAAGCTAGGGAATGCAGACTCAGGCGGAAATCATGTGATGTGGACCCTGCCATTGCTTCCGGAGTTTCTGTGGATTATCCCCGGAATTCGATCAACTCGTTCGAAGAGCCTCGGGTTTCACTGGATGGATACTTGCTCGGCAGGACGTACAGACTGACGCCACTGGTTTCAGTTCTCGGGGGTGCAAAGATAATTCGCGGCAGCTTGGATTGCTGCGAGAAGGGGAATGCCGACCTCAATCGATCCAATTCACGGAAGAAAGGAACTCCAATGGACGTTGCTGAGCTGAAGCTGAAATCAGCGGCAAAACCAAAGGTGTCTCTTGACGGCTTGGACATGTTCTTCGGAGCGAAGCTGATGATCACGGAGAGGGAGTTGATGGAGTGGAATTCGGACTCAAAGGCTGTTAAAGAAGAAGAGGGTATTGGTTCCGTGAGTGTTAGACCTAAGCTCGAACCTGATCCCAAGGATTTCGCTATCGGTGATTCTATTCGGGTTCTCCGTGCCGTGGACTGTGAGCAATTGGAGAAGTCACGGTCACGGAGGTGGTGGGGCATATGGGGATTGATGTCGAGGTGA
- the LOC116200035 gene encoding uncharacterized protein LOC116200035 isoform X1, whose amino-acid sequence MDCPYRDPRTPVEARIKDLLSRMSLKEKVGQMTQIERRVATPEVIRDFSVGSILSAGGSGPRENAVSSEWADMVDGFQRAALESRLGIPIIYGIDAVHGNNSIYGATIFPHNIGLGATRDAELVERIGVATALEVRASGIPYTFAPCVAVLKDPRWGRCYESYSEDTDIVRKMTSIVTGLQGKPPPGHPKGYPYVAGRNNVIACAKHFVGDGGTELGINEGNTMASYEDLERIHMAPYLDCIDQGVSTVMASYSSWNGRRLHTDRFLLTEVLKNNLGFKGFVISDWEALDRLSEPRGSNYRNCVSLAVNAGIDMIMEPFKYQQFADDLLALVESGEVPLARIDDAVERILRVKFVAGLFEHPFSDRSLLGIVGCKLHRELAREAVQKSLVLLKNGKDAEKSFLPLDKNAKRILVAGSHADDLGYQCGGWTATWHGTSGRITIGTTIFDAIKEAAGAETEVVYEQFPSAATLANHSDFSYAIVAVGESAYAESLGDNRELTIPFNGNAVINFLAGKMPMLVILVSGRPLVIEPQIVEKIDALVAAWLPGTEGNGITDVIFGDCDFSGRLPVSWFRKIEQLPLNAEANSYDPLFPRGFGLTYGKEE is encoded by the exons ATGGACTGTCCGTACAGGGATCCCCGCACGCCGGTCGAAGCTCGGATCAAGGACCTGCTCTCGCGTATGAGCCTCAAAGAGAAGGTCGGCCAGATGACTCAGATCGAGCGGCGTGTCGCCACCCCCGAGGTCATCAGAGACTTCTCCGTTG GAAGTATACTGAGCGCCGGAGGCAGCGGACCCCGCGAGAATGCGGTGTCATCTGAATGGGCTGACATGGTTGATGGTTTTCAAAGAGCTGCGCTCGAGTCACGGCTGGGGATTCCAATTATATACGGGATCGATGCTGTTCACGGAAACAATAGCATCTATGGTGCTACTATATTTCCTCATAACATAGGTCTTGGAGCTACTAG AGATGCAGAGTTGGTCGAAAGGATCGGGGTTGCAACAGCTCTTGAAGTTAGGGCGAGTGGCATTCCTTATACTTTCGCACCTTGTGTAGCC GTTCTCAAAGATCCCAGATGGGGGCGATGTTATGAGAGCTACAGCGAAGACACAGACATCGTGAGAAAGATGACATCAATTGTAACAGGCTTGCAAGGAAAGCCACCCCCAGGACATCCAAAGGGTTATCCTTATGTAGCTGGAAG AAACAATGTAATTGCCTGTGCCAAGCATTTTGTTGGAGATGGGGGCACTGAACTAGGTATAAATGAGGGGAACACCATGGCTTCTTATGAGGATTTGGAGAGGATCCACATGGCGCCTTATCTGGACTGCATCGATCAGGGGGTTTCTACAGTTATGGCGTCCTACTCTAGCTGGAATGGGCGCAGGTTGCATACAGACCGCTTTCTTCTGACCGAGGTTCTAAAAAATAACCTTGGTTTCAAG GGCTTCGTAATATCTGACTGGGAAGCACTGGACAGGCTCAGTGAACCCCGTGGCTCAAACTACCGGAATTGCGTCTCCCTTGCAGTCAATGCAGGGATAGACATG ATTATGGAGCCTTTCAAATATCAACAATTTGCGGATGATTTATTAGCTTTGGTAGAATCAGGAGAAGTACCACTCGCTAGGATTGACGATGCTGTTGAGAGGATACTGCGAGTCAAGTTCGTTGCTGGACTTTTCGAGCATCCTTTCTCTGACAGATCTTTGCTTGGCATTGTTGGTTGCAAG TTGCATAGAGAACTGGCACGTGAAGCAGTTCAGAAGTCTTTGGTTCTTCTAAAGAACGGGAAGGATGCTGAGAAATCTTTCCTTCCATTAGACAAAAATGCTAAGAGGATCCTTGTTGCCGGATCACACGCCGATGATCTTGGTTACCAATGTGGAGGATGGACTGCAACTTGGCATGGTACCAGTGGCAGGATTACAATCG GAACTACAATCTTTGACGCAATTAAGGAAGCAGCAGGAGCAGAAACAGAAGTTGTTTACGAGCAATTCCCATCAGCAGCGACCTTAGCAAATCACAGCGATTTCTCTTACGCCATTGTTGCAGTTGGCGAAAGTGCTTATGCAGAGTCCCTTGGTGATAACCGAGAACTCACCATCCCATTCAACGGAAATGCGGTGATAAATTTCCTTGCTGGAAAGATGCCCATGCTCGTGATCTTGGTCTCTGGGAGACCCTTAGTCATAGAACCACAAATCGTGGAGAAGATCGATGCTCTCGTCGCAGCTTGGTTGCCCGGAACTGAAGGGAACGGAATTACAGACGTTATATTCGGGGACTGCGACTTCAGCGGACGATTGCCTGTCTCGTGGTTTAGGAAGATTGAGCAACTTCCATTGAATGCCGAGGCTAACTCTTACGATCCTCTGTTTCCCCGGGGCTTCGGACTAACGTATGGCAAAGAAGAGTAG
- the LOC116201884 gene encoding probable anion transporter 4, chloroplastic isoform X2 — protein MDIPHPFRQSIFNPSRSFKKPKISRLEPHRARLPPRLWEFRSRNCPGSLSPPNPVRIQPTPGPIGLNGITVPSPVRASSRDAGFSSLSEGGRLQAPSFVEFITSERVKIVAMLALALTLCNADRVVMSVAILPLSMTHGWSRSFAGIVQSSFLWGYLISPIAGGTLVDYYGGKIVMGCGVALWSLATFLTPWAAETSLLALLATRALLGVAEGVALPCMNKMVARWFPPTERARAVGIAMAGFTLGNAIGLTLSPILMSQGGIFGPFVIFGLSGFLWVLVWFSATSNSPDQHPQISKYELDYILNEQKKSIKMDAKTETSRVIPPFKRLLSKLPTWSLIIANAMHSWGFFVILSWMPIYFNSVYHVDLRQAAWFSAVPWSVMAFVGYLAGMWSDMLIRGGTSITLTRKIMQSIGFIGPGIALIGLTSARSPSIASAWLTLAVGLKSFSHSGFLVNIQEIAPKYSGVLHGMANTGGTLAAIVGTVGAGFFVELVGSFRGFLLITSLLYFLAALFWNIFSTGERVNFE, from the exons ATGGACATTCCGCACCCTTTCAGGCAGTCCATCTTCAATCCATCCCGGAGCTTCAAGAAACCTAAGATCAGCAGGTTGGAACCTCATCGAGCTCGTCTTCCTCCGCGTCTGTGGGAATTCCGGAGCCGGAACTGCCCGGGAAGTTTGAGTCCTCCGAATCCTGTGAGGATTCAACCCACGCCCGGTCCGATTGGGCTGAACGGTATTACGGTTCCATCCCCTGTCAGAGCTTCTTCTCGAGATGCTGGTTTCAGTTCGCTGTCTGAAGGTGGGAGGTTGCAGGCTCCGAGTTTTGTCGAGTTTATTACCTCCGAGAGAGTCAAAATTGTGGCTATGCTTGCCTTGGCACTGACTCTCTGTAACGCTGATCGCGTGGTTATGTCCGTAGCCATCCTGCCACTATCTATGACCCATGGTTGGAGCCGATCCTTCGCTGGTATCGTGCAG TCATCTTTTCTTTGGGGATACTTGATTTCACCAATAGCTGGAGGTACGCTGGTCGACTACTATGGCGGTAAGATTGTGATGGGTTGTGGTGTGGCTTTGTGGTCGCTCGCTACTTTCCTGACACCGTGGGCCGCTGAAACATCGCTCTTAGCACTACTTGCCACGAGAGCTCTTCTCGGTGTAGCAGAAGGGGTGGCTCTTCCTTGTATGAACAAGATGGTAGCAAG ATGGTTTCCTCCAACTGAACGTGCCAGAGCAGTAGGAATTGCTATGGCTGGCTTTACACTTGGAAATGCTATAGGACTCACTCTTTCTCCTATTCTTATGTCACAAGGTGGTATATTTGGACCATTCGTCATTTTTGGGTTATCAGGATTTCTGTGGGTCCTTGTATGGTTTTCTGCAACATCAAATTCGCCAGACCAACACCCTCAAATCTCAAAGTATGAATTGGATTACATATTAAATGAGCAGAAGAAATCCATTAAGATGGATGCAAAAACTGAAACCAGCAGAGTCATCCCTCCGTTCAAGCGTTTGCTTTCTAAACTGCCAACGTGGTCTTTGATTATTGCCAATGCCATGCATAGCTGG GGGTTCTTTGTCATTCTCTCTTGGATGCCCATTTACTTTAACTCG GTATATCATGTTGATCTGAGACAAGCAGCATGGTTTAGTGCTGTGCCCTGGAGTGTTATGGCTTTTGTGGGATATCTAGCTGGTATGTGGTCAGACATGCTAATACGGGGAGGTACGAGTATCACGTTGACGCGCAAGatcatgcag TCAATTGGATTTATCGGTCCAGGGATTGCTCTAATTGGTCTGACCTCTGCAAGAAGCCCTTCAATCGCATCTGCATGGCTAACATTAGCAGTGGGACTAAAATCTTTCAGTCACTCTGGCTTTTTGGTGAACATTCAG GAGATCGCACCAAAGTATTCTGGGGTTTTGCATG GAATGGCGAATACTGGGGGAACTTTGGCTGCTATTGTAGGGACAGTTGGAGCTGGTTTCTTTGTTGAGTTGGTGGGTTCATTCCGAGGATTTTTGTTGATAACATCACTCCTATACTTTCTCGCTGCCCTTTTCTGGAATATCTTTTCTACTGGGGAAAGAGtcaattttgaataa